The genomic region GATCTGGTTGCCCGCACCATCATTGCTCCAAATGAACTGCCGATAGGAGTCATTACAGGAATTATAGGGGGCACGGTTTTCGTGGTGGTATTGAGCAGAACACGAATGAAATTGTTATAAAAAGATCAATATGCTTCAAATAGAGCATCTAAAATGTGGTTACGGAAATAAATTTTATATATCTGATATCACATTCCATGTAGCCAAAGGTGAGTTTGCTGGCATCATCGGTCCCAACGGATCGGGGAAAACCACCCTGTTCCGGGGCATTACCGCCGAACTTCCGGTAGAAACAGGTACATTACTACTCGACGGCCAGGATTTAACCAAAATGAGAAATAAAGACCGGGCCAGGAATATAGCCATCGTCACTCAGGAAATTGAAGAGTCCGGGATAACCATGGAAGATTATGTGCTGATGGGACGAATGCCTTACAGAAGCACTTTTCAGTTTTTCGAGTCAGCAGAAGATTATGCAATAGCTCATAAATATCTGAAATTAACCGGCATTTTCAACCTGAAGGATAAATACATGTATCAGCTCAGCGGAGGAGAAAAGCAACTGGCTGCCATAGCACGGGCTTTAACACAAGAACCGAAACTGCTTCTTCTGGACGAACCCACCTCCCATCTGGATATTACCCATCAGGTGCAGGTATTG from Bacteroidales bacterium harbors:
- a CDS encoding ABC transporter ATP-binding protein, which codes for MLQIEHLKCGYGNKFYISDITFHVAKGEFAGIIGPNGSGKTTLFRGITAELPVETGTLLLDGQDLTKMRNKDRARNIAIVTQEIEESGITMEDYVLMGRMPYRSTFQFFESAEDYAIAHKYLKLTGIFNLKDKYMYQLSGGEKQLAAIARALTQEPKLLLLDEPTSHLDITHQVQVLNLIQRLNTEMGLTVLMIIHELNLAGEYCDNLVMLNNGRIHITGKPEKVLNYKTIEEVYNTVVITKTNPLSKKPVVFLVS